One window of Erwinia aphidicola genomic DNA carries:
- the aaeA gene encoding p-hydroxybenzoic acid efflux pump subunit AaeA codes for MKALTRKISRVAITLLLVIVAVVLIFRVWVFYTESPWTRDAKFTADVVAIAPDVSGLITDVRVHDNQLVAKDQVLFTIDQPRYQQALDEAQADVAYYQAVLSEKRREAARRNQLGVSAMSREAIDQANNDFQTTEHQLAKAVAVRDLAKIDLDRTVVKAPSAGWITNLNVYTGEFITRGSTSVALVKKDSFYVLAYLEETKLDGIRPGFRVEITPLGSNAVLYGSVDSVAAGVTNSSSTVDSKGMATVDSDLEWVRLAQRVPVRIHLDKQPGNLYPSGTTATIVVTGAQDRQQHEMSPMMKLMHRLREFG; via the coding sequence GTGAAAGCACTTACAAGAAAAATTTCTCGCGTCGCCATTACCCTGCTGCTGGTGATCGTTGCCGTTGTCCTTATTTTCCGCGTATGGGTGTTCTATACCGAATCGCCGTGGACGCGTGATGCCAAATTTACCGCCGACGTGGTGGCAATCGCCCCTGACGTCAGCGGTTTGATCACCGATGTGCGCGTGCATGATAACCAGCTGGTCGCTAAAGACCAGGTCCTGTTCACCATCGATCAGCCGCGCTACCAGCAAGCGCTGGATGAAGCGCAGGCTGATGTCGCCTACTATCAGGCGGTGCTGAGTGAAAAACGTCGCGAGGCGGCGCGCCGCAACCAGCTCGGGGTTTCCGCCATGTCGCGTGAGGCTATCGACCAGGCAAACAACGACTTCCAGACCACTGAACATCAGCTGGCGAAAGCCGTCGCCGTGCGCGACCTGGCGAAGATCGACCTCGATCGCACCGTGGTGAAAGCCCCATCCGCAGGTTGGATCACTAACCTGAATGTCTATACCGGTGAGTTTATTACCCGTGGTTCTACCTCGGTAGCACTGGTGAAAAAAGACTCCTTCTACGTGCTGGCCTACCTTGAAGAGACCAAGCTGGATGGGATCCGCCCGGGTTTCCGTGTGGAAATTACGCCGCTGGGCAGCAATGCGGTGCTGTATGGCTCTGTGGATAGCGTTGCCGCGGGCGTTACCAACAGCAGCAGCACGGTCGACAGCAAGGGCATGGCCACCGTCGACTCCGACCTGGAATGGGTGCGGCTGGCGCAGCGTGTCCCGGTGCGTATTCACCTTGATAAGCAGCCGGGCAACCTCTATCCGTCCGGGACCACCGCGACCATCGTGGTGACCGGGGCGCAAGATCGTCAGCAGCATGAGATGTCGCCAATGATGAAACTGATGCATCGCCTGCGCGAGTTTGGCTAA
- the tldD gene encoding metalloprotease TldD has translation MTLNLVSEQLLTANNISQSDLFSILGQLSERKLDYADLYFQSSYHESWVLEDRIIKDGSYNIDQGVGVRAISGEKTGFAYADQLTLNALHQSATAARSIVREQGNGQSRTLGAVANRPLYPALDPLQSLTREEKIELLHRVDNAARAANKRVQEVSASLTGVYELVLVAATDGTLAADVRPLVRLSVSVQVDDNGKRERGSSGGGGRFGYEFFLADENGEMRAEAWAREAVRMALVNLNAVAAPAGMFPVVLGAGWPGVLLHEAVGHGLEGDFNRRGTSVFSGQMGQLVASELCTVVDDGTIDGLRGSLAIDDEGVPGQYNVLIENGILKGYMQDKLNARLMGVPPTGNGRRESYAHLPMPRMTNTYMLAGKSTPQDIIESVEYGLYAPNFGGGQVDITSGKFVFSTSEAYLIENGKVTTPVKGATLIGSGIEAMQQISMVGNDLALDKGVGVCGKEGQSLPVGVGQPTLKLDKLTVGGTA, from the coding sequence ATGACTCTGAATCTGGTAAGTGAGCAGTTACTAACTGCTAACAACATTAGTCAAAGCGACCTCTTTTCCATTCTCGGCCAGCTGTCCGAGCGCAAGCTGGATTACGCTGACCTCTATTTTCAGTCCAGCTACCATGAATCCTGGGTGCTGGAAGACCGCATTATTAAAGACGGCTCCTACAATATCGATCAGGGCGTGGGCGTGCGCGCCATCAGCGGTGAGAAAACCGGTTTCGCCTATGCCGATCAGCTGACGCTGAATGCCCTGCATCAGAGCGCCACGGCGGCACGCAGTATCGTGCGCGAGCAGGGTAATGGCCAGTCACGCACCCTCGGGGCGGTGGCAAACCGCCCGCTCTACCCGGCGCTTGACCCGCTGCAAAGCCTGACGCGTGAAGAGAAAATTGAGCTGCTGCACCGCGTCGATAATGCGGCGCGTGCTGCCAATAAGCGCGTGCAGGAAGTCTCCGCCAGCCTTACCGGCGTCTATGAACTGGTGCTGGTGGCGGCAACCGACGGTACGCTGGCAGCGGATGTGCGCCCGCTAGTGCGCCTGTCGGTCAGCGTGCAGGTTGACGATAACGGCAAACGCGAGCGCGGCTCCAGCGGCGGCGGCGGCCGTTTCGGCTATGAGTTTTTCCTCGCCGATGAAAACGGTGAGATGCGTGCCGAAGCCTGGGCGCGCGAAGCGGTGCGTATGGCGCTGGTTAATCTGAATGCGGTAGCGGCCCCGGCGGGGATGTTCCCCGTGGTGCTCGGTGCGGGCTGGCCGGGCGTGCTGCTGCACGAAGCGGTCGGTCACGGGTTGGAAGGCGACTTTAACCGTCGCGGTACCTCGGTGTTCAGTGGTCAGATGGGCCAGCTGGTCGCCTCCGAGCTGTGTACCGTCGTGGATGATGGCACCATCGATGGCCTGCGTGGCTCGCTGGCGATTGATGATGAAGGCGTGCCGGGGCAGTACAACGTCCTGATTGAGAACGGTATTCTGAAAGGCTACATGCAGGACAAACTGAATGCGCGCCTGATGGGGGTGCCGCCAACCGGTAACGGTCGCCGCGAGTCTTACGCACACCTGCCGATGCCGCGTATGACCAACACCTATATGCTGGCGGGTAAATCAACGCCGCAGGATATCATTGAAAGCGTAGAGTACGGCCTGTACGCGCCGAATTTCGGCGGCGGCCAGGTCGATATCACCTCCGGCAAATTCGTTTTCTCCACTTCAGAAGCCTATCTGATTGAGAACGGTAAAGTGACCACGCCGGTTAAAGGTGCCACGCTGATTGGTTCCGGCATCGAAGCGATGCAGCAGATTTCGATGGTCGGCAACGATCTGGCGCTGGATAAAGGCGTCGGCGTCTGTGGGAAAGAGGGGCAGAGCCTGCCGGTTGGCGTGGGTCAGCCTACGCTGAAGCTGGATAAACTTACCGTCGGCGGCACCGCATGA
- the aaeR gene encoding HTH-type transcriptional activator AaeR: protein MERLKGMSVFAKVVEMGSFTAAAQHLQLSVSAVSQTVARLEDELQVKLLNRSTRSIGLTEAGKIYFQGCRRMLSEAQQVHEQLWAFNNTPIGLLRIGSSSTMAQNLLAPMTEEMLKEYPGLTVNLVTGIPAPDLIADGLDLVIRVGALRDSNLFSKRLGSMPMVVCAAKSYLLQHGVPENPADISNFSWLEYSVRPDNDFELTSPEGTAIRLSPQGRFATNDSQTLIRWLKSGTGIAYVPLMWIIEEINAGEVEILFAHYQSVPRPVYAVYTQKDKLPLKVQVCINHLTEYFDKVAEIYREFRK from the coding sequence ATGGAAAGACTCAAGGGCATGTCCGTCTTTGCCAAAGTCGTTGAAATGGGCTCATTTACCGCCGCGGCGCAGCATCTGCAGTTAAGCGTATCCGCAGTGAGTCAGACGGTTGCCCGGCTGGAAGATGAGCTGCAGGTCAAACTACTCAACCGCAGCACCCGCAGCATCGGCTTGACCGAGGCAGGTAAAATCTACTTCCAGGGCTGTCGCCGCATGCTTTCCGAAGCTCAGCAGGTGCATGAACAGCTGTGGGCATTTAATAACACCCCGATTGGCCTGCTGCGTATCGGCAGCTCCTCCACCATGGCGCAGAACCTGCTGGCACCCATGACGGAAGAGATGCTGAAAGAGTATCCGGGGCTGACGGTGAATCTGGTAACCGGTATCCCGGCACCGGACCTGATTGCCGACGGGCTGGACCTGGTGATCCGCGTTGGCGCACTGCGGGACTCCAACCTGTTTTCGAAGCGCCTTGGCTCGATGCCGATGGTGGTCTGCGCGGCCAAAAGCTACTTGTTACAGCATGGCGTTCCGGAAAATCCTGCCGATATCAGCAACTTTTCGTGGCTGGAATACAGCGTGCGCCCGGACAACGATTTTGAGCTGACCTCACCGGAAGGTACCGCTATTCGCCTGTCGCCGCAGGGGCGCTTTGCCACTAATGATTCGCAAACGCTGATCCGCTGGCTTAAATCCGGAACCGGGATCGCCTATGTGCCGCTGATGTGGATTATCGAAGAGATTAATGCCGGGGAGGTGGAAATTCTGTTCGCGCACTACCAGTCGGTGCCGCGCCCGGTGTATGCCGTGTACACGCAGAAGGACAAACTCCCGCTAAAGGTACAGGTGTGTATTAACCATCTGACCGAATATTTTGACAAGGTGGCGGAGATTTACCGCGAGTTTCGCAAATAG
- the yhdP gene encoding AsmA2 domain-containing protein YhdP, producing the protein MRRLPRILLLTGATLVVVTALLVSGLRLLMPHLNGWRTPVLEHISSATGVPVQASSLEGSWENYGPRLEIKDIQAGLPDGGELKIQRVTLALDVWQSLLHLRWQFRDLTFWQFHLVTNTPLSSGDNGKSNIQVEQLNDLFLRQFDHFDLRDSEISFVTPSGQRAELAIPQLTWLNEKTRHRAEGLVSLSSFTGQHGVVQVRLDLSDSNGYLDTGRVWMQADDVDVKPWLGQWMRDNTSLDSARFSLAAWMSVKNGEVHDGDVWLKKGGANWQGDRQSHHLSVDNLTAHISRFNSGWNLSIPQTRFITDGQPWPHGQLSLMWQPENSLLPGPDHQPELRVRATDLDLQRLDPLVPLFAKLSPQLLDNWRSIQPRGQLQALAVDVPLQQPERTRFQAKWQDLSWQQWELLPGMEHFSGSLSGSVADGQLAFAIQQASLPYGEMFRAPLEINQASGKINWQYGEQGLTLSGQQLDVQANSLWAHGDFSYQQPKGQPPRLNILAGINLSDASQAWRYFPEPLMGKNLVHYLTGALKGGQVSNATLLFAGNPQDFPFKHNEGMFEVAVPLRKATYEFEPGWPALENLDIDLDFANNGLWMKAEKIKLGEVDGHNISAVIPDYLQEKLIVDGDIKGGGPQIRDYFNQSPLKPSLGGALDELQIGGNVSGHLHLDIPLDGEQVRATGDVNLNNNSLLVKPIETRFEQLSGRFTYDNGDLKSDAMTARLFGQPIGVSFNTQEGEKDYQIGVDLNANWQPGNIAQIPEAARKKLGGSVPWRSNVLISLPHGGGANYQVNVDGDLKNVSSRLPSPLDKKGGSAMPVKVLVKGNLNGFNLSGAVGERHRFNSHWLLGKQLRVERGIWENDTQRTPALPDTRGMVLNLPPLDGEAWIGLLGAGAGVGSGAGGQAGSAYLPGDIKLHTPTLTLAGQQWQDLTATLSQAMGGEMTVQAQGKEINGSLAIAKNGPWLANLKYLYYNPQWDSKGSGSVPLPQDASSINFSRWPALRLNCDECWLRGQKFGVMKAELTPSGDTLTLANGLIDSGNTHLTVNGEWVNKPGEQRTSLKGVLSGKKIDEATNWFGVTSPLRDAPFRLEYDLHWRSAPWQPSEETLSGVLKSHLGAGQIADVSTGRAGQLLRLVSFDSLVRKLRLDFSDTFSQGFWFDSINGTAWIENGMMRTDNLLVDGLEADIAMKGNVDLVKRRIDMEATVAPEISATVGVATAFAVNPVVGAAVFAASKVLGPLWNKISVLRYHISGPIDKPQIDEVLRKPRENSGK; encoded by the coding sequence GTGAGGCGATTGCCGAGGATTTTGCTACTGACGGGCGCAACGTTAGTCGTGGTGACTGCGCTACTGGTCAGTGGCTTACGCCTGCTGATGCCTCACCTCAACGGCTGGCGCACGCCTGTCCTTGAACATATCTCCTCCGCCACCGGCGTGCCGGTGCAGGCCAGCTCTTTAGAAGGCAGCTGGGAAAACTACGGCCCGCGCCTTGAGATTAAAGACATTCAGGCCGGATTGCCCGACGGTGGCGAACTGAAAATTCAGCGCGTGACGCTGGCGCTCGACGTCTGGCAGTCTCTACTGCACCTGCGCTGGCAGTTTCGTGACCTGACCTTCTGGCAGTTCCATCTGGTCACCAATACCCCGCTCAGCTCCGGCGACAATGGCAAATCCAACATTCAGGTAGAGCAGCTCAACGACCTGTTCCTGCGCCAGTTTGACCATTTTGATCTGCGCGACAGCGAAATCAGCTTTGTCACGCCCTCCGGCCAGCGTGCCGAACTGGCGATCCCTCAGCTGACCTGGCTGAATGAGAAAACCCGTCACCGCGCGGAAGGACTGGTCAGCCTTTCCAGCTTTACCGGGCAGCACGGGGTGGTGCAGGTACGCCTCGATCTTAGCGACAGCAACGGCTATCTGGACACCGGCCGCGTGTGGATGCAGGCCGATGACGTCGATGTGAAGCCGTGGCTGGGCCAGTGGATGCGCGATAACACCAGCCTCGACAGCGCGCGCTTCAGCCTGGCGGCGTGGATGAGCGTGAAAAATGGCGAAGTGCACGATGGCGATGTCTGGCTGAAGAAGGGGGGCGCGAACTGGCAGGGCGATCGGCAGTCGCACCATCTCAGCGTTGATAACCTGACCGCGCATATCAGCCGTTTCAACAGCGGGTGGAACCTCTCTATCCCGCAGACGCGCTTTATTACCGACGGGCAGCCGTGGCCGCACGGTCAGCTTTCCCTGATGTGGCAGCCGGAAAACAGCCTGCTGCCCGGGCCGGATCATCAGCCGGAACTGCGCGTGCGCGCCACCGACCTCGATCTGCAGCGTCTTGATCCGCTGGTGCCGCTTTTCGCCAAACTTTCACCGCAGCTGCTGGATAACTGGCGTTCGATACAGCCGCGCGGACAGCTACAGGCGCTGGCGGTCGATGTGCCGCTGCAGCAGCCGGAGCGTACGCGTTTCCAGGCGAAATGGCAGGATCTGAGCTGGCAGCAGTGGGAGCTGTTGCCGGGCATGGAGCATTTTAGCGGCTCACTGAGCGGGAGTGTCGCCGACGGGCAGCTGGCGTTCGCCATTCAGCAGGCCTCGCTGCCTTACGGTGAGATGTTCCGGGCGCCGCTGGAGATTAACCAGGCTAGCGGAAAGATTAACTGGCAGTACGGCGAGCAGGGGCTGACGTTATCCGGTCAGCAGCTCGACGTGCAGGCGAACTCCCTGTGGGCGCACGGCGATTTCAGCTATCAGCAGCCAAAAGGGCAGCCGCCGCGCCTCAATATTCTCGCCGGTATTAACCTGAGCGATGCCAGCCAGGCCTGGCGTTACTTCCCTGAGCCGCTGATGGGCAAGAATCTGGTGCACTATCTTACCGGCGCGCTGAAAGGCGGGCAGGTCAGCAACGCTACCCTGCTGTTTGCCGGTAACCCGCAGGATTTTCCGTTCAAGCATAATGAAGGGATGTTTGAAGTGGCCGTGCCGCTGCGCAAGGCCACCTACGAATTTGAGCCCGGCTGGCCCGCGTTGGAAAACCTTGATATTGACCTCGACTTCGCCAACAACGGCCTGTGGATGAAGGCAGAGAAGATCAAGCTGGGCGAGGTGGACGGGCACAATATCTCGGCGGTGATCCCTGACTATCTGCAGGAAAAGCTGATCGTTGATGGCGATATCAAAGGCGGCGGGCCGCAGATCCGCGACTACTTCAATCAATCCCCGCTTAAGCCTTCACTCGGCGGCGCGCTGGATGAGCTGCAAATTGGCGGTAATGTGAGTGGTCACTTACATCTTGATATCCCGCTGGACGGCGAGCAGGTGCGCGCCACGGGCGATGTGAACCTCAATAATAACTCGCTGCTGGTTAAACCGATTGAAACGCGCTTTGAGCAGCTTTCCGGCCGCTTTACCTACGATAATGGTGACCTGAAAAGTGATGCAATGACGGCGCGCCTGTTTGGTCAACCGATCGGCGTCAGCTTTAATACGCAGGAAGGCGAGAAAGATTACCAGATAGGCGTCGATCTCAACGCAAACTGGCAGCCGGGCAATATTGCGCAGATCCCTGAAGCCGCGCGCAAAAAGCTGGGCGGCAGCGTGCCGTGGCGCAGCAACGTGCTGATTAGTTTACCGCACGGCGGCGGGGCTAACTACCAGGTTAATGTCGACGGCGATCTGAAAAATGTGAGTAGTCGCTTACCTTCTCCGCTCGATAAGAAGGGCGGCAGCGCCATGCCGGTGAAGGTACTGGTAAAGGGTAATCTCAACGGCTTCAATTTGAGCGGTGCGGTCGGTGAGCGCCATCGCTTTAACAGCCACTGGCTGCTGGGCAAACAGCTGCGCGTTGAGCGCGGCATCTGGGAGAATGACACCCAGCGCACCCCTGCGCTGCCGGATACGCGCGGCATGGTGCTGAACCTGCCGCCGCTGGACGGTGAGGCCTGGATTGGGCTGCTCGGTGCTGGTGCTGGTGTTGGTAGCGGTGCGGGCGGTCAGGCAGGCAGCGCGTATCTGCCGGGCGATATTAAACTGCACACCCCGACACTGACGCTGGCGGGCCAGCAGTGGCAGGATCTGACGGCGACTCTCAGCCAGGCAATGGGGGGCGAGATGACGGTACAGGCACAGGGCAAAGAGATTAACGGATCGCTGGCGATTGCCAAAAATGGCCCGTGGCTGGCTAACCTGAAATACCTTTATTACAACCCGCAGTGGGACAGTAAAGGTAGCGGCTCGGTACCGCTGCCGCAGGATGCCTCGTCGATCAACTTCAGCCGCTGGCCGGCACTGCGCCTGAATTGCGATGAGTGCTGGCTACGCGGGCAGAAATTTGGCGTGATGAAAGCCGAGCTGACGCCGTCCGGCGATACCCTGACGTTAGCCAACGGCCTGATAGACAGCGGCAATACCCACCTGACGGTCAATGGTGAGTGGGTCAACAAGCCCGGCGAGCAGCGCACCTCACTGAAAGGCGTGCTGAGCGGTAAAAAAATCGATGAGGCCACCAACTGGTTTGGCGTTACGTCGCCACTGCGCGATGCACCGTTCAGGCTCGAGTATGACCTGCACTGGCGCTCTGCCCCGTGGCAGCCTTCGGAAGAGACGCTGAGCGGCGTACTAAAATCCCACCTCGGCGCCGGACAGATTGCCGACGTCTCCACCGGGCGCGCCGGGCAGCTGCTGCGGCTGGTGAGCTTTGATTCGCTGGTACGCAAGCTGCGCCTCGACTTTAGCGATACCTTCAGCCAGGGCTTCTGGTTTGACTCGATCAACGGCACGGCCTGGATCGAAAATGGCATGATGCGTACGGATAATCTCCTGGTGGACGGGCTGGAAGCGGACATCGCGATGAAAGGCAATGTGGACCTGGTTAAACGCCGCATCGATATGGAAGCCACCGTCGCGCCGGAAATCTCCGCCACTGTTGGCGTGGCGACGGCCTTTGCGGTCAATCCGGTCGTCGGTGCCGCCGTGTTTGCTGCCAGTAAGGTGCTCGGCCCACTGTGGAATAAAATTTCGGTGCTGCGCTACCACATCAGTGGGCCAATCGATAAGCCGCAGATTGACGAAGTGCTGCGCAAGCCGCGTGAAAACAGCGGGAAGTGA
- the rng gene encoding ribonuclease G gives MTAELLVNITPSETRVAYIDGGILQEIHIEREARRGIVGNIYKGRVSRVLPGMQAAFVDIGLEKAAFLHASDIMPHTECVARDEKKNFIVRDISELVRQGQDLMVQVVKDPLGTKGARLTTDITLPSRYLVFMPGASHVGVSQRIESEAERDRLKAVVAGYCDELGGYIIRTAAEGVGEDELASDAAFLKRLWTKVIERKKRNQTRCRLYGEVALSQRILRDFAGAALDRIRIDSRLTFEHLVEFTGEYIPEMTAKLELYTGKQPIFDLFDVENEIQRSLDRKVELKSGGYLIIDQTEAMTTIDINTGAFVGHRNLEETIFNTNIEATQAIARQLRLRNLGGIIIIDFIDMNNEDHRRRVLHSLDQALSKDRVKTGVNGFSQLGLVEMTRKRTRESIEHVLCQDCPVCKGRGTLKTVETVCYEIMREIVRVHHAYDSDRFLVYASPAVGEALKSEESHALAEVEIFVGKQVKVQVEPLYTQEQFDVVMM, from the coding sequence ATGACAGCTGAACTGCTGGTAAATATTACCCCGTCAGAAACCCGCGTTGCCTATATTGATGGCGGGATCCTGCAGGAGATCCACATTGAGCGTGAAGCGCGCCGCGGTATCGTAGGTAACATCTACAAGGGCCGCGTCAGCCGGGTACTGCCGGGAATGCAGGCAGCGTTTGTCGATATCGGCCTGGAAAAAGCCGCGTTCCTGCACGCTTCCGATATTATGCCGCACACCGAATGCGTGGCGCGTGACGAAAAGAAAAACTTTATCGTGCGCGATATCTCCGAGCTGGTGCGTCAGGGCCAGGACCTGATGGTGCAGGTGGTGAAGGATCCCCTCGGCACCAAAGGCGCGCGTCTGACCACCGATATTACCCTGCCTTCGCGCTATCTGGTATTTATGCCGGGTGCATCGCACGTCGGCGTATCGCAGCGCATCGAGAGCGAAGCCGAGCGTGACCGCCTGAAGGCCGTGGTTGCAGGTTACTGCGACGAACTGGGCGGCTACATTATCCGTACCGCCGCCGAAGGCGTGGGTGAAGATGAGCTGGCCTCCGACGCAGCGTTCCTGAAGCGGCTGTGGACCAAGGTGATTGAGCGTAAGAAGCGCAACCAGACGCGCTGCCGCCTGTATGGAGAAGTTGCCCTGTCGCAGCGCATCCTGCGTGACTTCGCCGGGGCTGCGCTTGACCGCATCCGCATCGACTCACGTCTGACCTTCGAACATCTGGTGGAATTTACCGGTGAATATATCCCGGAGATGACCGCTAAGCTGGAGCTGTACACCGGCAAGCAGCCCATCTTCGATCTGTTTGATGTGGAAAACGAGATCCAGCGTTCTCTCGACCGTAAGGTTGAGCTGAAATCCGGCGGCTACCTGATCATCGACCAGACCGAAGCGATGACCACCATCGATATCAATACTGGCGCTTTTGTCGGCCATCGCAATCTCGAAGAGACCATTTTCAATACCAATATTGAAGCGACGCAGGCGATTGCCCGCCAGCTGCGCCTGCGCAATCTGGGCGGGATTATCATTATCGACTTTATCGACATGAATAATGAAGATCACCGCCGCCGCGTGCTGCACTCGCTCGACCAGGCGCTGAGTAAAGATCGGGTGAAAACCGGGGTCAATGGCTTCTCCCAGCTCGGGCTGGTGGAGATGACGCGCAAACGCACCCGTGAAAGTATTGAGCATGTATTGTGTCAGGATTGCCCGGTATGCAAAGGTCGCGGCACGCTGAAAACCGTGGAAACGGTATGTTACGAGATCATGCGTGAAATCGTCAGGGTGCATCATGCCTATGACTCCGATCGTTTCCTGGTCTATGCTTCTCCCGCGGTCGGCGAAGCGCTGAAAAGTGAGGAGTCGCACGCGCTGGCGGAAGTGGAAATATTTGTCGGCAAACAGGTTAAAGTCCAGGTTGAACCGCTCTATACCCAGGAGCAGTTTGACGTGGTGATGATGTAG
- the aaeB gene encoding p-hydroxybenzoic acid efflux pump subunit AaeB, whose protein sequence is MQWYRLRYPIKLTFAILLALCVGFEFNLETPRWSVMTAAIVAGGTGFAAGGDPFSGALRHRGMLRIIGTFIGCIAALAIMITTIRAPVVMLLLCCIWAGVCVWLSSLIKVENSYALGLAGYTALIIVVSVDANGSLLLAPQFAVERCSEIVIGIVCAILADLLFSPRSIKLDIDREIDALLVEHYRLMQLCVSHGDKEEVDKCWAGLVRRTTALNGMRTHLMMESGRWQKVDRRLKVLHSLSLTLITQACETFLIQNTRQEYVPPQFHLFFEKPVENISDIHKRMKIMRRVITLSGSKNTPETIRNWVGAASRYLLLMKGIHTNSSISRMEEEVLNTEPVVKMRSAETRHALVNGVRTFVATAVGSLFWLWTGWTSGSGAMVMLAVITALAMRMPNPLMVAKDFLYGMIVAIPVGGLYYMVIMPNTQQSMLLLCIALGIMAFICGILIQRRQIGTLGGLVGTINILTLDNPMKFNISVFLDGALGQAIGCFVALLVILLIRDTSKARVGRTLLNRFMYAAVSAMTTNTARRRENHLPALYQQLFMLLNIFPGDVNKFRLALTLIIGHQRLRAADVPVNADLSAYHKQLRHTADRVISASSDGKRRHYFERLLAEFDIYQQKLEQYQAPQSVTEPVALLAGILKKYQNTLIEI, encoded by the coding sequence ATGCAGTGGTATCGTCTGCGCTATCCGATCAAACTGACCTTTGCCATCCTTCTGGCGCTGTGTGTCGGCTTTGAATTTAATCTCGAAACGCCGCGCTGGTCGGTGATGACTGCGGCAATTGTCGCGGGCGGCACCGGGTTTGCTGCCGGGGGCGATCCGTTCTCCGGCGCGCTGCGTCATCGCGGCATGCTGCGTATTATCGGCACCTTTATCGGCTGTATCGCCGCGCTGGCCATCATGATCACCACCATTCGTGCGCCGGTCGTCATGCTGCTGCTGTGCTGCATCTGGGCTGGCGTCTGCGTCTGGCTCTCCTCGCTGATCAAGGTCGAGAACTCCTACGCGCTGGGACTGGCGGGCTATACCGCGCTGATTATTGTGGTCAGCGTTGACGCTAACGGCTCCCTGCTGCTGGCTCCGCAGTTTGCGGTTGAGCGCTGTAGCGAAATCGTAATCGGTATTGTCTGTGCCATCCTCGCCGACTTGCTGTTCTCCCCACGCTCCATCAAGCTGGATATCGACCGTGAAATCGATGCGCTGCTGGTGGAGCACTATCGTCTGATGCAGCTGTGCGTTTCGCATGGCGATAAAGAAGAGGTCGATAAGTGCTGGGCCGGGCTGGTGCGCCGTACCACCGCGCTGAACGGCATGAGAACGCATCTGATGATGGAGTCCGGGCGCTGGCAGAAGGTCGATCGCCGTCTCAAGGTGCTCCACTCCCTCTCACTGACGCTGATCACCCAGGCTTGTGAAACCTTCCTGATCCAGAACACGCGTCAGGAGTATGTCCCGCCGCAGTTCCACCTTTTCTTTGAAAAACCGGTGGAAAATATCAGCGATATCCACAAGCGCATGAAGATTATGCGCCGGGTCATCACCCTTAGCGGCAGTAAAAATACCCCGGAAACCATCCGTAACTGGGTTGGCGCTGCCAGCCGCTATCTGCTGTTAATGAAGGGCATTCACACCAACAGCAGCATCAGCCGGATGGAAGAAGAGGTATTAAATACCGAACCGGTGGTAAAAATGCGTTCGGCAGAAACCCGTCACGCGCTGGTTAACGGCGTGCGCACCTTTGTTGCCACCGCCGTCGGTTCGCTGTTCTGGCTGTGGACCGGCTGGACTTCCGGCAGCGGTGCGATGGTGATGCTGGCGGTGATTACCGCGCTGGCAATGCGCATGCCAAACCCGCTGATGGTGGCGAAAGACTTCCTGTACGGCATGATCGTCGCCATTCCGGTTGGCGGGCTGTACTACATGGTGATCATGCCGAACACCCAGCAGAGCATGCTGCTGCTCTGTATTGCGCTGGGGATCATGGCCTTTATCTGCGGCATTCTGATCCAGCGCCGCCAGATCGGTACGCTCGGCGGGCTGGTGGGCACCATCAACATCCTGACGCTGGATAACCCGATGAAGTTCAACATCAGCGTGTTTCTCGACGGGGCGCTGGGCCAGGCGATCGGCTGCTTTGTTGCACTGCTGGTGATCCTGCTGATCCGCGATACGTCGAAAGCCCGGGTTGGCCGCACGCTGCTTAATCGCTTTATGTATGCGGCGGTTTCGGCGATGACGACCAATACGGCGCGCCGCCGCGAGAACCATCTGCCCGCGCTGTACCAGCAGCTATTTATGCTGCTGAATATCTTCCCCGGCGATGTGAACAAGTTCCGTCTGGCGCTGACGCTGATTATCGGCCATCAGCGGCTGCGCGCCGCTGACGTTCCCGTCAATGCCGATCTGTCGGCTTACCACAAGCAGCTGCGCCACACCGCCGACCGGGTGATCTCCGCCAGCAGTGATGGCAAGCGGCGCCACTACTTTGAGCGCCTGCTGGCGGAGTTCGACATTTATCAGCAAAAGCTGGAGCAGTATCAGGCGCCACAAAGCGTGACCGAGCCCGTTGCGCTGCTGGCTGGCATTCTGAAGAAATATCAGAATACCCTGATCGAGATTTGA
- the aaeX gene encoding p-hydroxybenzoic acid efflux pump operon protein AaeX, translating into MSVLPVIVVFGLSFPPIFFEIIVSLMLFWLVRRLLTPTGIYDLVWHPALFNTALYCCLFWLVSRLFV; encoded by the coding sequence ATGAGTGTACTTCCGGTTATTGTGGTGTTCGGGCTGTCGTTCCCACCGATATTTTTTGAAATTATTGTGTCACTGATGCTGTTCTGGCTGGTACGACGGTTGCTGACTCCGACCGGAATTTACGATCTGGTCTGGCACCCTGCACTGTTTAATACTGCGTTGTACTGCTGCCTGTTCTGGCTGGTATCCCGTTTGTTCGTCTGA